Proteins from a genomic interval of bacterium:
- a CDS encoding DUF5996 family protein: protein MEAWPAIPYPEWEKTCATLQLWTQIVGKIRLAFTPWVNHSWHVVLYLTPRGLTTSPIPYRGGAFQIDFDFLSQELSIESNMADSRRLRLRPQSVADFYAELMALLAELRIEVHIDRLPNEVAEPIRFDEDKVHRDYEGAAAQRFHRALLSSYLVLSEFRSGFLGKVSPVHFFWGSFDLAVTRFSGKTAPLHPGGHPGLPDAVSREAYSHEVSSAGFWPGNGGLGYPAFYSYAYPQPEAYPSQAVAPAAAFYDKGLGEFLLPYDAVRTAADPAATLLEFLETTYRAAAETG from the coding sequence CCTGCGCCACTCTCCAGCTCTGGACCCAAATTGTCGGTAAAATTCGTTTGGCCTTCACCCCTTGGGTCAATCATTCCTGGCATGTCGTGCTTTATTTGACGCCGCGAGGCTTGACCACTTCGCCGATCCCTTACCGAGGCGGCGCTTTTCAGATCGATTTCGATTTTCTTTCCCAAGAGCTGAGCATCGAAAGCAACATGGCCGACTCTCGACGGCTCCGGCTGCGGCCTCAATCGGTGGCCGATTTTTACGCCGAGCTGATGGCCCTGCTCGCCGAGCTTCGCATCGAAGTCCATATCGACCGGTTGCCCAACGAAGTGGCCGAGCCAATCCGCTTCGATGAGGACAAAGTCCACCGCGACTACGAAGGCGCCGCCGCCCAGCGCTTCCACCGGGCCCTGCTTTCCTCTTATTTAGTGCTCAGCGAATTCCGCAGCGGCTTTTTGGGCAAAGTCTCGCCGGTGCATTTCTTCTGGGGAAGCTTCGACCTGGCGGTGACCCGGTTTTCGGGGAAAACCGCGCCCTTGCATCCCGGCGGCCATCCAGGCCTACCCGACGCGGTCAGCCGCGAAGCCTATTCCCATGAAGTTTCCAGTGCCGGCTTTTGGCCGGGCAACGGCGGGCTCGGCTATCCGGCCTTCTATTCCTATGCCTATCCCCAACCCGAGGCTTATCCGAGCCAAGCAGTGGCCCCGGCGGCGGCCTTCTATGACAAAGGTTTGGGGGAATTTCTCCTGCCCTACGATGCGGTTCGAACCGCGGCCGATCCCGCGGCCACCTTGCTTGAATTCCTCGAAACGACCTACCGGGCCGCGGCCGAAACCGGCC